GCTTCCACAGGGATGTTCACCCAACTTTTGGGCACATTTCACTATGTGTACTGATGACCTGACACATTTTAGCAGGAAACAGGACACATTTTAAAGCATGAGAACATAAAAATCTGCCAGAAATCTAGTTTAAGTACACACAATATACATAAAAGATCTATAATAGTACTGTTCAGATGTTTGGAAAAGTTTGTTTCATGCTAACAGATTTCTGAACCGCATACTGCTCAGGGACCATGTGACTGATCTAACCTGGGTGAGTAGAGGGCTGGTGGGGGCAGCAGGGGGTCAGGCAGCACCGGTGGCGGCGGCACCACTACTTCCGGGGTGAGCGTCACAGCGTCCAGGGTTTGGGAGGCGCACAGCATCTGGTTCACACTGCTGTGGATGGGAGGGACAAGCGGAGGCCACGTGTTCACAGCTGAATCCTCGGCATCGACCAcctcctgcctctctctcaGCGGTGCCACCTCATCGCCCGGCTCGgagtcttcctcttcctcttcctcttcctcttcctcttcctcttcctcttcctctacctcttcctcttcctcttcctcttcttcttcctcttcctctacctcttcctcttcctcctgctgtaCGTCCGGATCGGCTGAGGTCTCATCAGCAGCGGCGTCGGCGTCAGGCTGCGACATGGCGGAGCTGTACATGGACTCGCCCAGAGGCCGGCTGGTGTCGAAGCAGTCTGGGAGGACGATGATGTAATCGTcgcaggaggagacagaggaggtcTGGCTGCTGACCTGAGACACACGAGGAGAATATGGAGGACTTCATTACATGAGAAGAAGTAATCCAACAACTTCATTATATCTGAACTTATGATTTTATCTTCTCTGGCATCTTAATAATTCATGATCCACTTTATCCTTTAAAACACAAGTGTTATTATAAAAAGGTTGAACTCTCACCTCCTCCCAGTCTTCTCCTTTGGTTCcaccctcctctttctcctcttgaGTATCCCTCATGTTCTGCATGTCATCCAGGACCATGACCTCTTCATCCTCCATATCATGATGTGAATTGATATGCAGGTTTtcatttgctggttccagcagAAGAACTGTGGAAAAAGAACACAAAAATTAGCATCTAAAAAAATGCAGATGAGGCTCAATTAATTAAGTTATAACATGAAAATGTTTAGATAAATTAAATCAAGCAGTCTTCAAGAGAAATAGAGAAcagaaatgagagaaaaaatgaGAAAATCAGAAGCTAAATTGGAAATAAATAGACTCCTGGGAGTGGTGCTCTGACCTGGCCTCGTCTCCTCGTCCTGGATGATCTGGTTGAGGCCCATGTTGAGAGGCAGAGCTGAACTTTCAAGTCTAATGGCGCAGATCTCCTCATTTCCTTCCTCCTCGGTCTTCACAGCCTCTACAGCTCTCTCCAAGCAAAAGCTGGTGCCGCGGGAAACAActggaataaaaaacaaaaaaaagtctgagtaCCTCACTtaacaaatatactgtatgtgctgtaaTGGATTTGGtgacagtatataataataacacagtGTCTCCTCACCCTGTGGTCTGAGGGTGCTGTGCTGGGCTCGGCGTAGCGGTCTGTGATCCGGGGCCTCCTCCAGGGTGAGGGAGCGGATGACGGTCTCACAGAGGAACTGAGCTCCACTGATCTCCTCCTCCCGGTCCTCCTCCTGGGTCACAGGCTCCAGCAGCTCCGTCTGCTGCCTCAGTTTCACTCctagacaaaataataaaagaataatccACTGATCTAgaattatatagtatatagtatatatatatatatatatatatatatatatataagtatatatatatatatatataaatatatatataaatatatatatatataaatatatatataaatatatatatatatatatatatatatatatatatatatatatatatatatatatatatatatataagtatatatatatatatatatatatatatatatatatatatatatatatatatataagtatatatatatatatatatatatatatatatatatatatatatatatatatatatatatatatataagtatatatataagtatatatatataagtatatatatatatatatatatatatatatatatatatatatatatatatatataagtatatatgtatttaaaaaattaaataatccaCAACCTACATACATCACTTTTTTGCCTTTTCACTTAAGTTGCATCTCTTTGTCCGACAACAGCCTACATCACATTCATAATATCATGCACACACTGTACTGTGGAAGTTTTCCAGCACACAACTGGTCTTACCAAAAAGCTTTCTGACCCCTGTGACCTCTGAGTCTTCTTTAATCCGTGAAATGATGGCCTTCTCCAGCACTGGTGCATCGTGGGGCAGAGGGGATATGCAGGGAGTCAAATCTACGAATCAGGTAGAGCAAACACAACACAGATTACACACAAGAAATTGAAAATGAGACAATTTTTTACGCGTATTAAAGTCATCATGTTTCCTACAAAAGCCAAGGCAATTTTAGGAAGGAATGAAGTTCCTGTTAAAACATCTTCTCCAGTGTTTAAAGCATCGCTTACCCTCAGGAGTGTTGTTAGGAACCTTCTCCAACTCTTGCACAATATTTATATCCAGCAACTCAAATGACAGTAGATCCTAAAGAAAACAGAAGACATGCAGAGTGTGTTAAAGCTGTTATATTCTTACAACAACAGTGTGACTAGTTTAAAAGGTTTGTGAGTGTGCACCTGTGCAGTCAGCAGGTCGACGGAGGGGAAGTAGTAGTCCTCGTGGTTCAGGTCTACAGACAAGTCGGAGCCGTTCACCTCCTTCTCCACCTGACTCACCTCCTCCTTCTGAAGCACACACAAGAACGGCATCATGAGTGACACTACAGCGTGCAGTCAAACAGGAGTTACACCGTGACATTGTCAAGAGTAACACACAAGTAAAGTGTCCCTGGATGGATTTAAGGACTCCAGTATTAATCTCGGTTATCTGTTTCTTCAAATCCTAATCCCAAACATCCTCGTTTATATTAAATGTTTCGTTTATCACCCTGGAGCCAGGTTGTATACAGACTGCAATAACTGTCTTATATGTACGCtgaacttttaattttacttcatTTAGAtactttaaagaaaaacaaatctggaAAGGGCATTTGTGAAAGAAGTACTAAGATTCTTTACTTAATAAatcaatacaacaatgtaaaaaatactcaattacaaAAGTACAGAGGTATTATCAGCTACTTATACTTGAagtatcaaaagtgaaagtagtgGTTCTGCAGTAAAATGTCAGATAATTAGATTGTTAATATGTGTAAGCAGTATTTTACTGTTGCAGCAGGTTGAGGTGAAGATCATTTAAACTACTTTAGATACGGTCTGGTAGTTttgtccagtggttcccaacctaggggtTGAGCCCCTTCTAAGGGTCACCAGATAAATCTGAGAGGATTAatcagagaggaaaaaagaagtTCTGCTAAACAAATCTGTGTTCATGTTTTGgacttttctctaatctttgatTTCTTGTGAAATATTGGATCAATTTTGTCCCTTTGGGACTGAAactgttatttaaatgaaaccatctgAGTGGGGAAATCACTCTTTGGTAGAAATGCTAACACAACTCATTTTTAATTTGACAAGGGGACAACCAGACAACCAGAGTAACAAGTCAAACCCTGCCTGCCAGCTCAAAGCAGATTCAGTTTCATTTAAAACGTTTTCTAGTTAAAACTTGTCCAGAACTGTAATCATGACATCAACTAGTCATTATCTGCATACTTGAGACGATGCTAGAGATGTTTTGCTTTCTGTTCTTTTGGTTTCttttgtctgtctgaatgtttttttgtgttgtcaTCGAAGCTTGTTCTTgttttagattattattatatgcgCTGACTTTAAGATTTGCCCATCAAGGGAACGGTATGGTCCTGTCTAGAAAGTAACCCAAAAGTTGcaaaactcttgcaagactcgctgcccgacaacctatcTAAACCCTAAACTTATTATATTTGTCATATAgacatggtgccttcaaatggggacGTGTTTACCGTGTAAACGAGAAGAGTccagttaatatattgtaattttgtcgtatattgtttttctttgtaattttataatatgtctgaggttaaatgttgatattcctcactgcctcatctttttcctgtcattactttgcatttcctgcattatgttacccgcttgctagattgctaaattgttagcctctgtggcttctagacgccgacagtgacgtaaatattgccgttgcttagcagcggtgctCTCaggacttaaccacttgaacgccaaacatattgtgtacacgactcatgagtttcatttgaaggcaccaatacatgacatttgacctctgcatttaactcATCCTAAGGAGCATttggctgctgtaaagcgcccggggagcaacaTTGGTTTCAGTGACTTGCtcaggacacttcaacatgcagacagtaggagccggggatcaaaccgccaaccttgcAGTTAAAGAATGACCACTCTACCCAGCTAaccatctcacgagagttttgcaacttgtgggttaccctCTTGACACGACAGACTGGTGTTAGCTATATACACATGAAcagtacatcagacactgcttcTGCAACTTGCAATGATTCTCTCTACTTGTCTAAAGTTGTCTatttataaacaaatatatacataagaTAAGCGGTTTGGATCCGCTGGTTTAATCTGAacaatttgttgtattttataagattatgaaatgtttttttatataaaatcttaatctgtaaagtaacaatgtatgtcaaataaatgcagaaaaatgtgcatttccctctgaaatgtagtggagtggaagtataaagtagcataaactggaaatactcaagtaaagtacttcAAAAGTGTGCAGCACTTGAGTAAATCTACTCCGGTATCACAATAATCTAGCCGTGCATGTCAACAGGTGATCACTGCAGCTGTACATTGGTGTCATTGGGTATCAGACTTGCCAGTCGTTTGCTCTGATGCCCGAGAGCGTTGCGGCCGTCGCCAGGGTCGACCACGATGCTGCACCAGACGCGCGGGCCAAACTGACACCCGCAGTGCGCCAGCCGCCAGTGGGAGGTGTACGTTCCCTCCATCACGGGAGCGACAAAGGCCACACTGACCACCCCCACTTGTCCGGGCAGCAGCAAGGGGACCGgcacctccctcctctcctctgacgCCAGGCCGAGGTTCCCCCACATGAACACTAGCTGGGTGcacgtacacacatacacaaaacacaaaataggAATACACATGCGAAAAAGCACAAAGACAAGAGCATGCAGCCAAAGTCACACAGCAGTAAAATAATACAAGTGagggaatacacacacacacacactcacactcacacactcacactcacactcacacacacattcggaCAAAGACTTAAAAACTTAAAACCACAACACAGATTCAActgaatttaaataataaagatCTCAGACAGAAGGGGCATTAGTTGTATTAGGCTGGGTAAGAAATCTTAGCTGGTGTTAGTGGATAAGGAGAAGACTCAGAGTGGAAGTGAAGCAGGGGGGGGCAAAGAGAGAGTGGAGCTGTCCTCTCGGCGGGTGGGAGCGGTACCTTAGTCTCTGAGGTCCAGCTGATAGTGCCCGAGTTCCTCATCTTCCAGTATTTGATGAACTTGGTACCAGGCTCCAGACGGGTGCCGTCCGGCAGATTTTCATCCAGAAACAAGGCAGCCATAGTGGGAACCAAAGACGTGTGCGAGACCCCGGGACCCCTAGTTTCAAGTGTACAGAGCATTGTTGAAAATAGCCCTGTTGTCTTATAATACCCATCTCTTTTGTTCTCTACGAATCAAAAAAGCAGGAcccccagatttttttttttttttgcagctcaAAAGCAAATTTTTCTTAGAAAATctatgaagcagcagcagcagttttcaCATTGAGGTAGTTCCAACATTTTTCCACCACCCCAGAGCAGCCAGCGACACACTCATACAGACTAGATTACAAAGATGGCAtattttgatttctttttcttggaaaaaaaaaagattttattgCATCCATGCTGGGTTTCGAGGTACCCAGCACTGTCGGACGCTCCTTCCGAGGTGGCGCTTACTCTGGACTGGAGGCCTGGGGATC
The genomic region above belongs to Sebastes fasciatus isolate fSebFas1 chromosome 20, fSebFas1.pri, whole genome shotgun sequence and contains:
- the nbr1a gene encoding NBR1 autophagy cargo receptor a isoform X6, which encodes MGLPVTIKVNFRGNVKRFLAQDLDKLEWESVEAWIKASFGINHFQVKYFDEDNEEICINSQDEYEEAIKSAEKQGNQLHMNVYKMKGQACGGPLKTEVKELKGDLRPAPPYPSRVKTVDKGTQVTPEREAVTVKDNKGNKPEDEPPPMWFRSYMEKFKDEVVKEVVERMCSDFSGQCCTHKSSDGPLEAIRASGGPIGPRPGPSTSAGSFGYTPNCSSCNKLTSEGAYKCSVCPSCILCEMCRHSHDPSHNLVRTKTPLSIPEHGMSGELRFPRRGDRTVRKAERQRLKAERRQLRAEVKEIKKKLRLEKRGLQWSGLSTSGRANLTHMASASTQVPALPPPAASETASGPAPAQGPVPAPVPDPQASSPEGPGVSHTSLVPTMAALFLDENLPDGTRLEPGTKFIKYWKMRNSGTISWTSETKLVFMWGNLGLASEERREVPVPLLLPGQVGVVSVAFVAPVMEGTYTSHWRLAHCGCQFGPRVWCSIVVDPGDGRNALGHQSKRLKEEVSQVEKEVNGSDLSVDLNHEDYYFPSVDLLTAQDLLSFELLDINIVQELEKVPNNTPEDLTPCISPLPHDAPVLEKAIISRIKEDSEVTGVRKLFGVKLRQQTELLEPVTQEEDREEEISGAQFLCETVIRSLTLEEAPDHRPLRRAQHSTLRPQVVSRGTSFCLERAVEAVKTEEEGNEEICAIRLESSALPLNMGLNQIIQDEETRPVLLLEPANENLHINSHHDMEDEEVMVLDDMQNMRDTQEEKEEGGTKGEDWEEVSSQTSSVSSCDDYIIVLPDCFDTSRPLGESMYSSAMSQPDADAAADETSADPDVQQEEEEEVEEEEEEEEEEEEEVEEEEEEEEEEEEEEEEDSEPGDEVAPLRERQEVVDAEDSAVNTWPPLVPPIHSSVNQMLCASQTLDAVTLTPEVVVPPPPVLPDPLLPPPALYSPRSEALYLAEDPSPPACDPYEPHQPRVHLNGAKEASQRDLSRAPFLWQRPLIKLSSLDQTAQYSEASTRPPDRTLP